One segment of Cynocephalus volans isolate mCynVol1 chromosome 8, mCynVol1.pri, whole genome shotgun sequence DNA contains the following:
- the SELENBP1 gene encoding methanethiol oxidase isoform X1, translating into MATKCGKCGPGYPTPLEAMKGPREEIVYLPCIYRNTGIEAPDYLATVDIDPKSPQYCQVIHRLPMPNLKDELHHSGWNTCSSCFGDSTKSRTKLVLPGLMSSRIYVVDVGSDPRAPKLHKVIEPKDIHAKCNLSYLHTSHCLASGEVMISTMGDPKGNGKGGFLLLDGDTFEVKGAWEQPGGTAPLGYDFWYQPRHNVMISTEWAAPKVFQDGFNPADVEAGRYGSHLHVWDWQRHEIVQTVPLKDGLIPLEIRFLHNPAATQGFVGCALSSNIQRFYKNEGGTWSVEKVIQVPPKKVKGWMLPEMPALITDILLSLDDRFLYFSNWLHGDLRQYDISDPQRPRLTGQLFLGGSIVKGGPVQVLEDQELKSQPEPMVVKGKRVAGGPQMIQLSLDGKRLYVTTSLFSAWDKQFYPDLIREGSVMLQIDVDTVNGGLKLNPNFLVDFGKEPLGPALAHEIRYPGGDCSSDIWV; encoded by the exons ATGG CTACGAAATGTGGGAAGTGTGGACCCGGCTACCCTACCCCTCTGGAGGCCATGAAAG GACCCCGGGAGGAGATTGTCTACCTGCCCTGTATTTACCGAAATACGGGCATTGAGGCTCCGGATTATCTGGCCACTGTGGACATTGACCCCAAGTCTCCCCAGTATTGCCAG GTCATTCACCGGCTGCCCATGCCCAACCTGAAAGATGAGCTACATCACTCGGGATGGAACACCTGCAGCAGCTGCTTTGGTGACAGCACCAAGTCACGCACCAAGCTGGTGCTGCCCGGTCTCATGTCTTCCCGCATCTATGTGGTGGACGTAGGCTCTGATCCCCGGGCACCGAAGCTGCACAAG GTCATCGAGCCCAAGGACATCCACGCCAAGTGCAACCTGAGCTATCTCCACACCAGCCACTGCCTGGCCAGTGGGGAGGTGATGATCAGCACCATGGGAGACCCCAAGGGCAACGGCAAAG GGGGTTTCCTACTGCTGGATGGGGACACATTTGAGGTGAAGGGGGCATGGGAGCAGCCTGGGGGTACCGCACCATTGGGCTATGACTTCTGGTACCAGCCTCGACACAATGTTATGATCAGCACCGAATGGGCAGCTCCCAAGGTTTTCCAAGATGGCTTCAACCCTGCTGATGTCGAGGCAG ggcggTATGGGAGCCACTTACATGTGTGGGACTGGCAACGCCATGAGATCGTGCAGACTGTGCCTCTAAAGGATGGGCTCATTCCCCTGGAGATCCGCTTCCTGCACAACCCGGCCGCTACCCAGGGCTTTGTGGGCTGTGCCCTCAGCTCCAACATCCAGCGCTTCTACAAGAATGAG GGAGGTACTTGGTCAGTGGAAAAGGTGATCCAGGTGCCCCCCAAGAAAGTGAAGGGCTGGATGCTGCCTGAAATGCCAG ccctgatCACTGACATCCTGCTGTCCCTGGATGACCGCTTCCTCTACTTTAGCAACTGGCTTCACGGGGACCTGCGGCAATATGACATCTCTGACCCACAGAGGCCCCGCCTCACTGGACAG CTCTTCCTTGGGGGCAGCATTGTGAAGGGAGGCCCTGTGCAAGTGCTGGAAGACCAGGAGCTAAAATCCCAGCCAGAACCCATGGTGGTCAAG GGGAAACGGGTGGCTGGAGGCCCGCAGATGATCCAGCTTAGCCTAGATGGGAAGCGTCTCTACGTCACCACATCGCTGTTCAGTGCCTGGGACAAACAGTTTTATCCTGACCTCATCAG AGAAGGCTCTGTGATGCTGCAGATCGATGTAGACACAGTAAATGGAGGGTTGAAGTTGAACCCCAACTTCCTGGTGGACTTTGGAAAGGAGCCCCTCGGCCCAGCCTTGGCCCATGAGATCCGCTATCCTGGGGGTGACTGCAGCTCTGACATCTGGGTCTGA
- the SELENBP1 gene encoding methanethiol oxidase isoform X3, translating into MATKCGKCGPGYPTPLEAMKGPREEIVYLPCIYRNTGIEAPDYLATVDIDPKSPQYCQVIHRLPMPNLKDELHHSGWNTCSSCFGDSTKSRTKLVLPGLMSSRIYVVDVGSDPRAPKLHKVIEPKDIHAKCNLSYLHTSHCLASGEVMISTMGDPKGNGKGGFLLLDGDTFEVKGAWEQPGGTAPLGYDFWYQPRHNVMISTEWAAPKVFQDGFNPADVEAGRYGSHLHVWDWQRHEIVQTVPLKDGLIPLEIRFLHNPAATQGFVGCALSSNIQRFYKNELFLGGSIVKGGPVQVLEDQELKSQPEPMVVKGKRVAGGPQMIQLSLDGKRLYVTTSLFSAWDKQFYPDLIREGSVMLQIDVDTVNGGLKLNPNFLVDFGKEPLGPALAHEIRYPGGDCSSDIWV; encoded by the exons ATGG CTACGAAATGTGGGAAGTGTGGACCCGGCTACCCTACCCCTCTGGAGGCCATGAAAG GACCCCGGGAGGAGATTGTCTACCTGCCCTGTATTTACCGAAATACGGGCATTGAGGCTCCGGATTATCTGGCCACTGTGGACATTGACCCCAAGTCTCCCCAGTATTGCCAG GTCATTCACCGGCTGCCCATGCCCAACCTGAAAGATGAGCTACATCACTCGGGATGGAACACCTGCAGCAGCTGCTTTGGTGACAGCACCAAGTCACGCACCAAGCTGGTGCTGCCCGGTCTCATGTCTTCCCGCATCTATGTGGTGGACGTAGGCTCTGATCCCCGGGCACCGAAGCTGCACAAG GTCATCGAGCCCAAGGACATCCACGCCAAGTGCAACCTGAGCTATCTCCACACCAGCCACTGCCTGGCCAGTGGGGAGGTGATGATCAGCACCATGGGAGACCCCAAGGGCAACGGCAAAG GGGGTTTCCTACTGCTGGATGGGGACACATTTGAGGTGAAGGGGGCATGGGAGCAGCCTGGGGGTACCGCACCATTGGGCTATGACTTCTGGTACCAGCCTCGACACAATGTTATGATCAGCACCGAATGGGCAGCTCCCAAGGTTTTCCAAGATGGCTTCAACCCTGCTGATGTCGAGGCAG ggcggTATGGGAGCCACTTACATGTGTGGGACTGGCAACGCCATGAGATCGTGCAGACTGTGCCTCTAAAGGATGGGCTCATTCCCCTGGAGATCCGCTTCCTGCACAACCCGGCCGCTACCCAGGGCTTTGTGGGCTGTGCCCTCAGCTCCAACATCCAGCGCTTCTACAAGAATGAG CTCTTCCTTGGGGGCAGCATTGTGAAGGGAGGCCCTGTGCAAGTGCTGGAAGACCAGGAGCTAAAATCCCAGCCAGAACCCATGGTGGTCAAG GGGAAACGGGTGGCTGGAGGCCCGCAGATGATCCAGCTTAGCCTAGATGGGAAGCGTCTCTACGTCACCACATCGCTGTTCAGTGCCTGGGACAAACAGTTTTATCCTGACCTCATCAG AGAAGGCTCTGTGATGCTGCAGATCGATGTAGACACAGTAAATGGAGGGTTGAAGTTGAACCCCAACTTCCTGGTGGACTTTGGAAAGGAGCCCCTCGGCCCAGCCTTGGCCCATGAGATCCGCTATCCTGGGGGTGACTGCAGCTCTGACATCTGGGTCTGA
- the SELENBP1 gene encoding methanethiol oxidase isoform X2 — protein sequence MATKCGKCGPGYPTPLEAMKGPREEIVYLPCIYRNTGIEAPDYLATVDIDPKSPQYCQVIHRLPMPNLKDELHHSGWNTCSSCFGDSTKSRTKLVLPGLMSSRIYVVDVGSDPRAPKLHKVIEPKDIHAKCNLSYLHTSHCLASGEVMISTMGDPKGNGKGGFLLLDGDTFEVKGAWEQPGGTAPLGYDFWYQPRHNVMISTEWAAPKVFQDGFNPADVEAGRYGSHLHVWDWQRHEIVQTVPLKDGLIPLEIRFLHNPAATQGFVGCALSSNIQRFYKNEGGTWSVEKVIQVPPKKVKGWMLPEMPALITDILLSLDDRFLYFSNWLHGDLRQYDISDPQRPRLTGQLFLGGSIVKGGPVQVLEDQELKSQPEPMVVKGKRVAGGPQMIQLSLDGKRLYVTTSLFSAWDKQFYPDLIRNPPPTLAKS from the exons ATGG CTACGAAATGTGGGAAGTGTGGACCCGGCTACCCTACCCCTCTGGAGGCCATGAAAG GACCCCGGGAGGAGATTGTCTACCTGCCCTGTATTTACCGAAATACGGGCATTGAGGCTCCGGATTATCTGGCCACTGTGGACATTGACCCCAAGTCTCCCCAGTATTGCCAG GTCATTCACCGGCTGCCCATGCCCAACCTGAAAGATGAGCTACATCACTCGGGATGGAACACCTGCAGCAGCTGCTTTGGTGACAGCACCAAGTCACGCACCAAGCTGGTGCTGCCCGGTCTCATGTCTTCCCGCATCTATGTGGTGGACGTAGGCTCTGATCCCCGGGCACCGAAGCTGCACAAG GTCATCGAGCCCAAGGACATCCACGCCAAGTGCAACCTGAGCTATCTCCACACCAGCCACTGCCTGGCCAGTGGGGAGGTGATGATCAGCACCATGGGAGACCCCAAGGGCAACGGCAAAG GGGGTTTCCTACTGCTGGATGGGGACACATTTGAGGTGAAGGGGGCATGGGAGCAGCCTGGGGGTACCGCACCATTGGGCTATGACTTCTGGTACCAGCCTCGACACAATGTTATGATCAGCACCGAATGGGCAGCTCCCAAGGTTTTCCAAGATGGCTTCAACCCTGCTGATGTCGAGGCAG ggcggTATGGGAGCCACTTACATGTGTGGGACTGGCAACGCCATGAGATCGTGCAGACTGTGCCTCTAAAGGATGGGCTCATTCCCCTGGAGATCCGCTTCCTGCACAACCCGGCCGCTACCCAGGGCTTTGTGGGCTGTGCCCTCAGCTCCAACATCCAGCGCTTCTACAAGAATGAG GGAGGTACTTGGTCAGTGGAAAAGGTGATCCAGGTGCCCCCCAAGAAAGTGAAGGGCTGGATGCTGCCTGAAATGCCAG ccctgatCACTGACATCCTGCTGTCCCTGGATGACCGCTTCCTCTACTTTAGCAACTGGCTTCACGGGGACCTGCGGCAATATGACATCTCTGACCCACAGAGGCCCCGCCTCACTGGACAG CTCTTCCTTGGGGGCAGCATTGTGAAGGGAGGCCCTGTGCAAGTGCTGGAAGACCAGGAGCTAAAATCCCAGCCAGAACCCATGGTGGTCAAG GGGAAACGGGTGGCTGGAGGCCCGCAGATGATCCAGCTTAGCCTAGATGGGAAGCGTCTCTACGTCACCACATCGCTGTTCAGTGCCTGGGACAAACAGTTTTATCCTGACCTCATCAG GAACCCACCCCCTACACTCGCAAAATCTTGA